One part of the Musa acuminata AAA Group cultivar baxijiao chromosome BXJ1-5, Cavendish_Baxijiao_AAA, whole genome shotgun sequence genome encodes these proteins:
- the LOC135674208 gene encoding peptide methionine sulfoxide reductase A3-like: MPFLIFNPSVADAPLVVLAYHRLPKLPIKPLLFSPCFEPSSFPSSAPSCINLMSWFGKLGFVLGGRGAAPLASSAIAQGRDDDVPATGQEFAQFGAGCFWGVELAFQRVPGVTRTEVGYSQGNLHEPTYEDVCSGTTKHSEIVRVQYDPRGCSYGDLLNVFWARHDPTTVNRQGNDVGTQYRSGIYFYTAEQEKAARESMERHQKALSRKIVTEILPAKKFYKAEEYHQQYLEKGGRFGHKQSASKGCSDPIRCYG, encoded by the exons ATGCCCTTCCTTATCTTTAACCCCTCTGTCGCCGATGCGCCCCTCGTAGTGCTCGCCTACCACCGTCTCCCTAAACTTCCCATAAAGCCCCTCCTGTTTTCCCCTTGTTTCGAACCCTCGTCCTTCCCCTCCTCCGCGCCCTCCTGCATCAACCTCATGAGCTGGTTCGGCAAGTTAGGGTTCGTTCTCGGCGGCCGGGGGGCAGCGCCGCTGGCATCGTCGGCGATCGCGCAGGGGCGTGATGACGACGTGCCTGCGACCGGTCAGGAGTTCGCGCAGTTCGGCGCTGGTTGCTTCTGGGGCGTCGAGCTCGCCTTCCAGCGCGTGCCCGGGGTGACCAGGACCGAGGTCGGATACAGCCAGGGCAATCTCCACGAGCCGACCTACGAGGACGTCTGCTCCGGGACGACCAAGCACTCCGAGATCGTCCGAGTGCAGTACGACCCTCGGGGGTGCAGCTATGGCGACCTGCTCAACGTCTTCTGGGCTCGGCATGACCCCACCACCGTCAATCGCCAG GGAAATGATGTTGGGACCCAGTATCGCTCTGGAATATATTTCTACACAGCAGAACAAGAAAAAGCTGCCCGAGAATCTATGGAGAGGCACCAGAAGGCCTTGAGCAGGAAGATTGTGACGGAAATCCTTCCTGCAAAGAAATTCTACAAGGCAGAGGAGTATCATCAGCAGTATCTCGAGAAAGGTGGGCGCTTTGGGCACAAACAGTCTGCATCCAAAGGTTGCTCTGACCCTATCCGCTGctatggataa
- the LOC135674209 gene encoding vesicle-associated protein 2-1-like produces MSAGGQMISVHPEELTFELELEKPSYCNIKVANNTEHHVAFKVKTTSPTKYFVRPNASVVQPWDSCTVTVSHQAQKEYPPDMQCKDKFLIQSAKVPPSSDMDEIPSDTFNKDSAKVIEELKLRVVYTFPSQSGHANSEEESGLASSASGRRGSDMFKNSSIEEIQTLQRLKEERDAILQQNHQFQRELDILKRRRNRKSDTGFSLTFAAFAGLVGIMVGFILNLILSAPPATA; encoded by the exons ATGAGTGCCGGCGGCCAGATGATCTCCGTTCACCCGGAAGAGCTCACATTCGAAC TTGAGTTGGAGAAGCCGTCTTACTGCAATATCAAGGTCGCCAACAACACCGAACACCATGTCGCCTTCAAG gtGAAGACGACGTCTCCCACAAAGTATTTTGTTCGGCCCAACGCGAGCGTGGTGCAGCCATGGGATTCATGTACTGTAACAG TCAGCCATCAAGCCCAAAAGGAGTACCCTCCTGACATGCAATGCAAGGATAAATTCCTCATTCAGAGTGCCAAGGTGCCCCCTAGCAGTGATATGGATGAGATCCCTTCCGACACG TTCAATAAAGACAGCGCTAAGGTGATAGAAGAACTCAAACTCAGGGTTGTTTACACTTTTCCGTCGCAATCTGGCCATGCAAATTCAGAAGAGGAGTCTGGTCTTGCTTCTTCAGCTTCCGGGAGACGAGGATCTGAT ATGTTCAAGAACTCAAGCATCGAGGAG ATCCAGACGTTACAACGTTTGAAGGAAGAAAGGGATGCCATTCTTCAACAAAATCATCAGTTTCAGAGGGAGTTG GACATTCTGAAGAGGCGAAGAAACCGCAAAAGTGATACTGGGTTTTCATTAACGTTTGCCGCATTTGCTGGTCTAGTGGGTATAATGGTTGGGTTCATCTTAAACCTTATATTATCGGCACCACCAGCCACTGCCTAA